The Rhodothermales bacterium genome segment GTAAGTCCCCCCTACGAGTAGGGGTTCGTTTCGGGACCCAGCCGGTTAGCCAATCGACATCCATGCGCCTTGTCCTTCCGCTCCTACTTCTTCTGGCCATCGTCTCCGGCTGCACCCCGCCCGCCGACGATCCCGCCGCCGCTTCGGCCCCCGTCGCCACGACGCTCACGATCCGCCAGGACACCGTCGCCGGCACCATCGCCATCTACCGCGCCGGCGAGGCGGAACCCATCCTCACCCAGAACGCCCGGCCGGACTTCCGGCCCTATCTCCATCCCCTCGTCGCACCCGACGGGAAGGGGCTCCTGTCCGAGTTCAGCCCGGATCACCATAAACACCAGACGGGCCTGTACTGGGGCTTCACCCGCGTCAACGGACGGGATTATTTCCATCACCCGGAGGGCGACTACTGGCGCCGCGTCGCGGCCGATGTCCTGATCCCAGAAGGGCCGCATGTGCAGTGGCGCACCGTCTACGACCTGCTCGACGAGGCCGGACGGCCCGTCCTCACCGAGACGCAGACCTGGGCCATGCGCGAGGTGGATGGTGCATATATGCTCGACCTCGAATGGCAGGGCCAGGGGCGGACGAACGTGACGATCGGGGAATACGACTACGGCGGCCTCTTCATCCGCATGCCGTGGAAGGAGGGGATCGAGGGGAGGGTGTTAAATGCGGCGCGCCAGCTGAACGGACGCGCCGAAGGGCAGCGCGCTATGTGGGTCGATGTGGGGATGAAAGTCGACGGCCGCGACGACCAGGCGCACATCGCCGTGTTCGATCATCCGGACAACGCCGGCTTCCCCCAGCCCTGGCGCGTCGATGACCAGCTCGGCGTCGGGCCCGTGCGGGCGCGGATGGGGGACTGGACGATATCCGCCGGCCAGACGGAGACGATCCGGCACCAGCTCCTCGTCTACACCGGCGAAAAAAACGACATCGCCCTCACCGACGCCTGGCAGGCCTACATCGGCGACGAAGGCATGTACGCCACCGCCGCCCTCTGGAATATCGCCCAGCAGGAAGGCCTCGAAGCCGAATTCCTGACCGCCGAACGGGCCATCGAGGCGATGACCATCCCCGCCGGCTACACCGTCACCCCGTACGCCGCCGAGCCCATGATCACCCAGCCCATGGCCTTCGCCTGGGACGACCGCGGCCGGATGTGGGTGGCTGAAAACCGCGACTACGAGGCCCGCGACGATGGCTTCTCCAACTCCGGCGATAGCCGCATCCTCATCCTCGAAGACACCGACCGCGACGGCATCGCCGATGTGCGCAAGGTGTTCCTGGAGGGCATCCCGTTCCCCGCCGCCATCGCCGTAGGGTTCGACGGCCTCTACCTCGGCGCGCCGCCCCATCTGCTGTTTATCCCTGACAAAAATCAGGACGACGTGGCCGACTACGACGACATCGAAATCGTCCTCACCGGCTGGGGCATCCGGGATCGCCACGAGACCATCAACAGCCTCCACTGGGGCCCCGATGGCTGGCTGTACGGCCTCGAAGGGTTTGCCACGCCGTCGAAAATCCGGAAGCCGGCCGCCGGCGAAGGCCTCTACCGCCACGGCGACCCGTTTCCTGACGACCTGCTCGAAAAAGAGGGCGTCGATAT includes the following:
- a CDS encoding PVC-type heme-binding CxxCH protein — protein: MRLVLPLLLLLAIVSGCTPPADDPAAASAPVATTLTIRQDTVAGTIAIYRAGEAEPILTQNARPDFRPYLHPLVAPDGKGLLSEFSPDHHKHQTGLYWGFTRVNGRDYFHHPEGDYWRRVAADVLIPEGPHVQWRTVYDLLDEAGRPVLTETQTWAMREVDGAYMLDLEWQGQGRTNVTIGEYDYGGLFIRMPWKEGIEGRVLNAARQLNGRAEGQRAMWVDVGMKVDGRDDQAHIAVFDHPDNAGFPQPWRVDDQLGVGPVRARMGDWTISAGQTETIRHQLLVYTGEKNDIALTDAWQAYIGDEGMYATAALWNIAQQEGLEAEFLTAERAIEAMTIPAGYTVTPYAAEPMITQPMAFAWDDRGRMWVAENRDYEARDDGFSNSGDSRILILEDTDRDGIADVRKVFLEGIPFPAAIAVGFDGLYLGAPPHLLFIPDKNQDDVADYDDIEIVLTGWGIRDRHETINSLHWGPDGWLYGLEGFATPSKIRKPAAGEGLYRHGDPFPDDLLEKEGVDIDGGVWRYHPVKDRFEVVAHGFSNPWGIDYDAKGQLFISACVIPHVFHVIPGGIYQRQGGRHFNPYVYSDIQTIVDHRHRSAHGGARVYQSDAFPEDQRGRLFMANIHEHAVLTDVLTPSGSGFVASHGEDFLLANNAQWIGFSMEIGPEGAVYVLDWHDADICGKDVLDKDTGRIFRIAPEATLAEDWPGRYDDLREMSDLDLARLQRSPSDWHARRARVILQHRASERPIGETAQAHLQEMFDDTAYPEYRLKALWAMHVAGLATPEMLLEALDDRDEYVRSWAIQLLTEDRAPDEEAVEAFARMARVDRSPVVRKYLAAALQRVEPANRWDIA